DNA from Rhipicephalus sanguineus isolate Rsan-2018 chromosome 11, BIME_Rsan_1.4, whole genome shotgun sequence:
ggtagcaggagtgcacatggcacccacttttttcagtttttatttatctgctgcactcatgttcgtgctatgtgtaatcctgaatcgcgaaaaagtcaagttgtgtcctgccgtgacaaaaatatcctaccaatgaaaatgaagccttattttctgaagaacagctgtttcccTGAGGCATGCAATAATGCCATTTTTTTTAATAgatactgcacaatctcttcaggagtaatGCCAACCACACGCctacgttcgcaatacagaagtGCAACactattatcttttctattttaagtgagacatgtcactcgcgaattaatggacatcatgcttaaccttggtggacgccttcgacatacattttaacaGCGGCGTGATACAGAAGAGTAGAGGTTATTTAGTAAAacggtagctagtctccgagtataaaagcaattaaatactgactatgactaatttagaagcactgtatgtcgtgcctcagcgcgcgtaagtgctaattatgcaaatattcgtctatcagaggtgccgctgacccttcgtgcagctcgcaacagcacctacacgcgcaataaatgcacatgcttgtataagtgcacgctaaaatgcccttggaactctgacatcgacgtatgtaacaaaaatatgcgacagatgatggtcttccaacagctgagaacgcactgcagacacttgcagctAGCGGCAAgaataaccaaaactgctgcaacagcacacgctcgtataATAcgcatacgtgagtttcgctagctaaaggtacttgtcacgcCGGTATCAGCATAagttgggcgagcgagacatccacgatgtatggtgaacacacatatagcacacgtttatcatttcacttgcggcacgacaaacgacgaacggaagtcggagctgaaggtgctaacggtggccttcatGAGTtgatggcgccgcgctaactatttactaacttaatccacgcgcaaacacacgccggcgatggaaaaaaagaagtagcaagctccgccctctcgttgcaaaccactttgtaaatatataaagccgtgaaaagtcaacgaagcatgcggtggctctgtggcgtagtggttagagaGTCTGCtgtcggtgcttgtggtcatgagttcgattcctgtgtcgtgtgcgatttgtatgtgttgtcatatgcgCATGTTTAAATTGATGTCCTTCTTTAagtattacagaaattattccgtgaaacgctgttccaGTGCCAAAAATtctctttttcgcagccgctttaggGCCGCCTCTTGACATGACGCCACACGTAAGCGCTGCAGGCCGTAGCTAGCCAGGAAAACTATAAACTGAAATTCTGCAAAAGCCGCGTCAAGGgtattgtgttgctttctctggagccgcctacggagtcgcataatgaattgactagcagcggccgtaatttgaTCGGATTTCCTGCCTGCAGGCGTGGATTCCGGCGAGTAGTTGGCTAATAGTGTAGCGAAATGCTCACTAACATCGCCCCTGCGTTCACATCTCTCCCTAAGAGAGCGGGAAGGTTCTGTTttaatagaggattttagtctgtccggtatttcGGTAAAGCGAAGGCGTAGCGCATTACCGGAtagtagggagcctacatgaacggccgtttttagggtggagacatcttaataagTGCCTTCAAGAAACTCAGCCAAAACCAGCTGGAAATGGGGCACGCTATTACGAGCTTCCGCCAAATTCAGCATAGTTTTCGGTGCACTGCCATATTGGGGCCCGCCGCCGCTCCCTCCAGCTACGCGAAGCACTCTTGCttcgcgttgctcaagcacaagggTTGCCATGAATGGATTTACTCGTGATCTGCACGGTTAGCAGTGACTTGCTGTGTATTAAAAGGCCttttttcaggcgaaagccttattaaggcgaaagccttcgatgcatCCAACACGAAATGTAACCGACGtaggcgtccagcgtcggcgtcaacacgagcgatagATCAATTAGCAATACCATGGTATGACACCAaagcatgacgtcatcatgagagtCACTATGACGTAACACGTATGATGATATCGTGCTGGATAGGTGAATGCGCGCGAGCCGACGGCGCATCGAAAGtcgcatgacatgaatgtcaatCAATGTTATCAAGGAGccgaccgtgtgacgtcatcgtgaagtcAGAGACATCCGAAAATTGTGACGTGATCATAACGTTTCATGATGAGttcatcacatgacctcacatgatgacgtcatcacacgccatcgtcgcttggtgaaacgtgtgcccatctcggaggcaatgcttaacTACGAGAGTGGAAAATAAAAAGTTGCAATGCCTATGAtcgtggaggcaatgcaaaagtacgttaggtgcagaaagcttccggggtaaggatcaatataatcgagcgaaatgagaaggctttctgcttcttgtcatcttaggcaaaggcaTGAGGGGCCCTATGGTAATAGGTTACGCTGAAGCGATGTCACCCAAGGGAGGCAACAGCTCAGACTAGCGAGCGCGTCTCCGTACGAACGCGCGGACGCGTCCCGTTTGTGGGCTTCCTACTCGCAATGCGCGGACGCAGCAACGACAACTTCGTTATCTACGCATTCGCGAACACCGTGAAACACATATAACGTGTACTACAGCAAAAAACTGAACGAAATACGCAGTACTCACAGAGCAAATATGAGACACACTCTCCCAGCCGTTTCGCTTCACTTGAGCGAGCCAGAGTTGTCGTCGGCCAGGGCACGCTGGGAAGCTGAACATTAACACGCTCTTTCTGTTGTGGTTAGTGCAGAGTGGTACGCAGCATCTAGGGCTTCACCGGCAGCGTTTAACACGCTACCACATCGTTAGAAGCCCTACTGTCGAGAACTAAACGCAACCGGGCGTAGACGCAGTGCGGGCACCAAGATGGGGCGACAGCGCGGCGTTGCTGTCTGGCAATATTGTGTTTTGGCAGGCGGTTATGTgttggcggcatgtagtgggtgaaaggctgacatcaccctaaaacAGCTATCCGGTAGAGAGTCATGTAGGCTGTctaccggatagcgtgtgccgttgctgccgccacgtcaacttgcgccagctatggaggataaaaacaactaacaaacacataatgtatgacttccgagattccgggattgtcactcgctaagcctacaccattgattatttgagtatggctctggAAAActgtgccgaatcgacacgaataccttgctgtcgaagcttatgcacgtgaacctaaagcaaataaaagcatcacttcggagataacgagccacagagcgcgcgacggccacgtgatagattcgaggtggacggcaatcgctttcggcggcgcggccatgtttaccgggcgtgcgcatgcgcagttcacacccggtattttGGTACACGCAAAACATTTTGCGTATAGTGGTGTgctggacagactaaaatcctccaAGGTATGCGTTTGGGTTgagagcgctctacgtgttttggttgcgtgaatgtgtgcgcgtatgaatgtgtcattttctgtgctcgatcaattttatttcaaagctgtttcgacgtgatagctttactccctcggaggagtgctttcaaaACTCTATAGCAGACGGAGTACTCTACTCCAtcaggaggcgttgaatcactccctgtctatagggcgttgtttcaccccggaaaagggagtgcccagcggtacaagccaaaactctcgcaAAGGGCGTTGGCGCACTCCCTTTGTCCTAAGAGTGTAGAAACGCTACGTCTCGCTTGTTTCAAGCGGCGAACGGCATGTAATTAAGGCGATGTTTAGTAATAACTACGCGAGTGCCGCTAAAATGGCTGTCACTACTGTTTCTAGACATTTCGGAACGAAATCTAGGAAACCTAGCGAGACGAAATGGAATAttgcgtccatagaagagcaacGCAAACGGTGGGAACACGCCGACACTTCTAAAATACTTTATCCATTAATCTCCATTCGGAAGAGATTTTTCATAGTTACTTCCACCAGCAAGTCCAAATATGTATCTATCGcgcttgccgaaaaaaaaaagtcctgttTCTTTGGGCAGCGTGAGTGGGAGGGTCCATAAATGaatattttgtttgctttttttaaaatatgATCTCATTAATAAAGGCTTATTAAATAGCAGCcgctatttctctatttcttcttaATATGCGTAGCTGTCGGTAGCAGGCCTGTTGCTGATGGCCCTGGCAGCAAAAGGCCTACTGTCGAAAGGCCCTGCTTGAGCTGGTTCCGGCGGCGTTCGTAGAAACTGCGTCTTTcctcgccgagcgatgacgtcaccgtgcgTCGCCTAGCAGCGCGTTGTAGGAAGGAAAAGATAGAAATGCAAGCAGCGAGGAGGAGCAGAATAAGTACATAAAAGAAATTAAAAGATgttttggcgaggcgggattcgaacccgggtacccttAGTCCGAATATCAGCGttgcaaccactcggctatccaggcacgctaccaAAACAAGCATTCGTGGGAGCCACTATTGGCGAGGGAActataaaaagatagaaagagtgaaaaaaaagaaagagaaaagaaaaacagaaacacagagaaagataaACAAACAGAAAGATCATCCTGCGATggcaaggaggaggagaaagggtgaagcatagcataacgttgtatagtgtagtataccaaggaatgggagagggaagtgagggtgaggaggagggcagcgccaaagctccgctgtttcctcagtattCGCATCACTAGTGCGTAGCTTCCCTGTTATTTTTTCTGTCAGACGTACAACGCATGTATGTAAAACTTCATAAAACCCTGCAATAATTATTCTGATGTCTGAGTGTAAATGCAACTCGCTTCTCCAATGTACTCCGCAATGTGATATTACGTGCTCCCAGTTGCAGAATTACCTGCTTAGTAGTGCTCCGTAATGGAaacttttgctgctccaaagttctacaaaatgaaaattttgctgctccaaaaattgcttcaaATCTGAAGTCTTTGGTAGCAACACGGCAACTTGCACGTAcagtacccttcaaagtcatagtaattattttctcaaaagtcaattacgaaaaTTTTGTGTGGGCCCAATGCTTTGTATCAAAGAAGTGAGCACGATTTCAGAAGCTGCACGTCAACGTGCGTACTTTCTGATCTGCGGAACCGCTgctctgataaaacaaacttcaacgccgagaatgccctctctgcgttggcctgcgtgacaagcacacgaaagtccacttgcgttaatataaacgtcTCTCGATgccgctgtttttgtttttcgcacaaatTGTAACGCGGCGGTGGAAGGGTGCGAAAGAAGAACGAGGAAGTTGAACAGGCACGAGGGATTTGGTGATGGGCACCATCTGACCGttccttgtcttttgcctgccgcttcattgacctcattgtaaataaacccatatcatccgtaacaatatCAACACATCTCTACTTCGGAATTCTTGCCTGAGGTACTCGTTAATACTCTGCCCTGAGATATTTatcattgctcacgttgcatgacctcggttgatCCGGATGGCCAAGTTCTCCCGTGAACCGAAAAATGATTTTAAaattttcggtttcactccggaacaaaataacagataaagtttcagtcacgttttcgttccagtcaaaaaatatcgtttttttttttcgtttttcgctttcggttcgttccgacacactggcaGGGACACGGGCTTGAGAGGACTACTTCTTCCTCGGGAATTCGCACACGACATCCGCTGTTGGTTACCGCCTTGCACCAATAGTGGAAGCTGCGCCATTTTTAAACATTTATTAATGACACCTTTTGCGTTCAATATGCAACTGTTCAGTCCACATTCGAAGGACTCTTTTACAGTGTTCTTACAGCTCTTTCGTAAAGAAAGTAAGAACAGCCCAACAGACAAGGACTGACGAAGATAACTACAcaacgctgactttcaacaacagcgctgtgtgtgttacCTTCGCCCgtccttgtctgttgcgctgtGCTTACATCCATTATGTGCTCCAATATGCCCAGGTTTCCACACTTCTTGCCTTCTTTTGTAAACCTCTTGTATCTTCCTGTTTATACAGGTTCACGCAAAATAATGCAAACGGCAGAACGATCGTTATACTTCTCGACGGATCACAGTTCCAGATGTCTGCACTCCGCTTACTGAGAACACAAAAAGCGTGTTTTGCTTACAAAGTTCATACGCACAGCTGCTCCATCTATTACTAAGATTCCTCATTGGTTGCCTCATCACTCACTTCTGCAGCTATCAACGTCGACCGCTGCTCTTCTCGCTTGtcctcgaaaaaagaaaaaaagaaaaaaaaagccgatcATACGTGAACACAAGTACGCGTCGAGCACACGTGCGAACAGTGGAGCCAAAGAAGGCGACGGCCATTGTGTTATCCTCACGGCAGCCTGTGTTTTAGCAAAGATGCTTGCAGAAGTCATATTGACGTGCGTAGCAGCGCTGACAACGGGCACAGTAGTTAAACCGCAAAATACGCAACAAATGCACTGGTGCGGCGGTCAACTAAGTGAGTATGGCATTTGGAGTACTAAATTTTGGTCGCACACATTGACGAAAATAGGAAACggaatttattttttgtttcgtttttagaCAAACCACGCATCAGTTTGTTATCAAATATTTTGTAGCAGCGCACAGATACGAAATCGCAACATTCGCACGAAAGAACAACCCCGTACAAATTAAGCCAGTTTTCAAGGAGATAATAAAATTCCCTACATTGACCGTGCATTGAAAACAGTAAATTATTTTTCTGCATCCGAACGGCATCGCATTCACAGCGATACGTCAGTAGATTATTACAGCGCTTCTGGCGTCATTTACATTTTACGAAAGTATAATGTGTGCCCTTGTCGCGGATGGTGATTCGATGAAATGATCTGTTATCCAGTCTGCTGAGGATAAAACTTAAATACAAATGCAGAAACGTGCGCTGGTGAACATTCAAGTGTGAAGTGAACTCTTGCCACCGAACTGTCAAATGTCGTGTgatttagtttatttattttaattagcAATCTTATTTACTTGGTTCTTAAATTTATGGTAACGATTAATTTTTGCTGCTGCTTAGTATGAAGAAAGGGAGTAGTAGTCAACGGGTTATCAACCTTAATCTCCGAAGCATTTAAGTTAGAACAAGTACCTCAGCCTTTTTTAACCTCTTTTGCCCAACGTTGATTTAAGCCGTCGCTTCAAAGTGAGGCCCTTCAGAGTCAGGCCCACCTGTCGGAGCAAtactgggtagtgcaaagtccGGACTCCCTCGCAAAGTCTGCTGTGGAACCAGgcgcaactagcgagtgcgaaatagccattgagcttaatatcgcgcgtGTTTGCGCATGCAGCGCTCAAAAAGAGAGCTATGAATTTCTATCCGCTAGTCGGAAGCGCCACCGAACTACCATCAAGTGCTTGCTGGATCCCTGGCTGGATCACTCGCCGGAACAACGGCGAAAACAAAAGGAGACGCGACTGCTCCGCGCGCTACGAGGAAACGCCACGATCGACGCTattgttgcgttgtgaattgccatgCACTTAAAGGTCTGAATAACAACGTCCAGTTTTACCGATTTCATAGCTGTCGTATGACGCAGAAAGGCGAGAGCTCGGGATACGGGCCTATGCGAATGTGTCGGGAAAGTGAATGACgcattctccacagccggtcccatgagaaagtgtgataatagGGTTATGAAATGGAATAGAAATAACTTTATAATGATAATATGGATATGCTGCCTTTATTTCGCGTACCCgtgacggagaaccgtggtaaccttgaatATGAGCCTCAGCAGAGCctctgaccgcggtgcgcgcCGTGCAACACGGTTTCAGCAGCTATAGGCAAACTAAAGACGCGTGTTGAACGTCACGCGTTTATCAAGCACACGTACGTTTTGAATGCTCAAAGTTCTGGTTTGAACTAGCAaatgctaacacgtgcgtcatacaagtagatcgcaaaatgttggttgtgaccaccttcaggtttatTTTGCGCGCAGCCTCCACGATCGCCGGatataatctcggaggccacggtcttgcccttggttgtaccccgcgaaagtggacacacTCGAATCCCCATTTCCAGTATGTGCAAACGGAAGGCAACCGTCAAGAGAACATTCGAGAATGCGCCATAAAAATAATCCCACGCACAGGAAGGGAGTTGAATGGAGAAGGCAACTGAAAATGCGAAAAGTGCCAAGGCTATTCATCCCTGATAAAGCTGTGCCAGTGATCGTAAGATACACAGCTAACTAATTTGATCGTGTATATACTTCATCGCTTTTACATTGTCTATATACCGAAATCTAACACATTTAGCCGCGAGAGAACGGACGTCGGAGTGTTTCCCTCGACCTTGATGTCGTGCCCTtatcgcttgtacttgcgagttggaGAGCGCCGAAATGACTCAAACTTCCTTTGCACATTGTATCCGCAGTTTGCTTTGATGGGCTTCCTACTTTTTTGAATCGTAGATTGGCGGAAGAACCTTTCCAAGTCTTTAATTTTCAGGTAGCCGTGCCTCGACACAAACGAGAGAAGCGCGTTTTATTGTGGCCGACgtaagtatactgcgcggtagtaatcacggacgacaagaagacacaagacaCTTGTGTCTTCTTGTCATCCGTGATTACTCCCGCGCAGTAActtacgtcgatcatgaatcaccaactcgcccaatcgtccacctcgATTAgtctattgtggcctatgcacactcgcttgcgaacggctctctttgcactacctaGCTAGCGCCAGGGCAGCCATGAGGGCGCTGGCAGCAGTGTTTCTCGCAGCGCCGCATGGGAATAGTCGTGCGTCTATATCGTAGAACGTGTCGCTAGgcttggcgatgcactgcaagaagtgtgagggttgtaccccagcatatgacgccacttctgtgatgtacgttggcggggtacagagaaagagggaaatagtagaggctgtcgaaattcacaaggcgggtgacacatgtgtcagcactccgtccatcgtGTTGTCGGaaagagaactggactatctgtgtaagaagaaaccacgtgcgaactggcggtatcgataggcggcggagaatttcttttctttttcttttggtggAATAAACattgtgacgtggcacctgcgtgtgCGCAAATAAATGTATTGtgcccttcatgtcgattaaaaaaatcagttgaagtctagcggttgtcctgtctctttctataccgttctttgtgcgtgttcgctagcaatatggaagcctATATAAGCGCCATCCTTGCATCAGCGACTTGAGCACATGATATGTTTCCAGATAGATACAGGACCAAAGTTCTCAGAAATTAAGTAAAAAACTCCGCTTTCCGTTCCGTCACGTAGCTTCGGCTTCAAATGTGCTAGACAAATTTATTGTAGGTGATCGTATAGCGTCGTACTTGACATTTTATTGGTGACAAGCGAAACTAGGATCTCGTTTAATGCCGAAATGATCTACTATACCTGTACGTTCATTTGTCAGACGTACCCATTGGTTCGCCGATGCAAGGTAACAGAGTACTTATAGATAGTCTCCGGGATGATGGTACTGCTAACACAATTTGATATAGCCGCTTTTAGTATCTCTTACATCCATCTATTATGAGAAACACTACTATTTTCTCTTTGCCATTCAGATCCATTGGACCACGCAAGGGCGATGCGATTTGCTACAAGCTTCGTGTATTCTTGCAAGGATGAAGTTCAAAGGTTCAAGTTCCCACCAACCGTAATCAAGGTGACGCTCTCATCCAGTAACGTGGAATGTGTAGTACGTCGATAAATGTCCACAGATTTATGTTGGACGGCACGAACGCGCTTTTGAGGACACACGTACCACGTCATGTTCTTTTAACGCCTGAATAACTACCAGCAAAAGTGGCTTGCAGCACGTGTATACCGTGGACGATTTGCCTTTGTCCAATCGTGAAAAGGTTCGCAACAAGCTCGCCGTAAAATCAGTCGAACTGTGCTTGTACTCAACTGAGTGCTGATCACATTGGTTGTACGACATCACAATACTTTGTCATAAATGGAAAGTCTCTGTCCTGAAATATCCTTAACTCGAGCTTATTACAACATTCGCGAAGTACCTCTTTCGAATGAAGCAAGGCTTGTGCGCTGTGATATTGCGAACTCCGGAGCGTAGCACAGGCTGTCATAAGAAAGTGGCCCAGAATAGAAACCACAGTTTTCATGCAGAGAAGCGTAGACTTAACATTCCGGTTGCAAATAAAAACCACGCTTAAACGAAGGTGTTTCCTTTGCTCTTTTAGCATCACTGGTGGCCACAAGGCCCAGTGTGTGGCATGCGCGCCTAATTTGACTGCGCGATACGATTTGTGCAGTGCATATATCGTCGTCCAACGTCGTTGTCGATTCAAATGAAACGTCCACGTCGTCGTCAACGTCTACAAATAGTAAATTAAAACAATGAAGAACGAAAATGATTTCCACATCAGCAACGAAGTCTACAGGTTCAGAATGCGTTCTCGTAATATTTGCTCACTTTTAACTGTATCTGTACGTGTGTTACAGACTCAGTTATGTACACGAACGATTTAACGCAGTTTGTAGCACATACACTACGATAATTCTACCAACGTCATGGCTAAGCCTGAGCGAACATTATTTTCGTCGCTGTTTTCTAGGCCTACGCCAAATACCTTCAACGCCTTAGCGAAGTCGCTGGCGACGGTAGCCACTACCTTCGGCAGAGATACGTGATATGTTTCGATAATTTCCTTAAGATGTCGGCTACTCTGCCCTAAGTGCGACTGCCTGAGAATCTTCTGCTGGCCAGTGAGAGGAACTTCCGCAAAAGCGAATCGGCAAACAGTGCGGCCAAATTATAGCTTATTTTACAAAGGTCTTGCGAAATTACTCCTTCTGTTTTGAAGACACACAGACACCCGGCCATTAAAGGGGCACGCCGATGAAGCTACGGCGAGGCGTGGACCAGGCGTCAGCAGTGGTCGCCACGTAGTTCTGTGCTGAAAGCTGTGCGCGAATGGAGCCAATCATCTTTACCCAGCCCTCATCACTTCCTCGGCATAACGTGCGCGGTGACATCGCAGTGTAACCTGCGCATAAACCTGAATATTTAAGCAAGTCAACGCAGCTATGAAACTGTGTGGCATAAATTACATAG
Protein-coding regions in this window:
- the LOC119374295 gene encoding uncharacterized protein LOC119374295; translated protein: MLAEVILTCVAALTTGTVVKPQNTQQMHWCGGQLNPLDHARAMRFATSFVYSCKDEVQRFKFPPTVIKEIDRICSGWRFCYALLDDYTNASVTHNEFLMTCARKLTKALVTIYPHFQEKYKFDLDAGMDALQVCSN